The sequence GGTCAAGAATCCCCGACCGGGCGATGAGATAGCCGAGCTGGGCGCGGCTCTCGCTGCCGAGGACCGCGGCGAGTTTGGCGATGTGGACGCGGGCGGTGCGGATGTTCATGCCGAGGCGCTCCGCGACGGCGGCGTCGGTGAGGCCCTCGACGAGCAGGCCGGCGATGGCGCGCTGGCGGGGGGTGACGCCGTTCAGGGTGGGACGCTTCACGGTCTGCGGGTAGATGGGCGTGGCCAGCCGCCACAGCCGGTCGAAGGCTGTCACGAAGAACCGGAGCAGGGCCGGGTGGCGGACTTCCAGGGCGATCCGGCCGTCGTCGCCGGCCGGGACGAAGACGACGGTGCGGTCGATGACGATCAGCCGGTCCGGCAGCTCGTCCAGGGCGCGGGCCTCGACATCGCCCTGCAGCCGCTGGAAGCCGGCGTACACGGCGGGCACATGGCGCAGGGTGTGCTGGTAGAGGCCGCGCATCCGGGCGCCGCGGTCGAGCACCGCCTGGTCGCGCGCCGTGGCGGCCGTGCCCGCGGCCTCGCCGCGCCTGCCGGTGAGCCCGGCGCGCGACTGGATGGTGAGCACCTCCTCGCTCGCGTCGGCCATCGCCTCGGTGATGGCCCGGTTGATGCGCTCGGTGCCGCTGTGCAGCCGCAGCACCGGGGTGTCGGCGCCCACGTGGGCCGGCGTCTCGATCCGCGTCAGCGGCTCGAACTGCTCCACCAGCCGTTCCTGGCGCCGCCGTTCGGCGGCGATGCGGGCGGCCGAGAGGCCGAGCAGCCGGTGCAGCGCCGCGGTGGGAGTGACCGGCTCCAGCAGGCCGGGGTCGCCGGGGGCCGGACGCAGCAGCCCGGAGCCGATCAGACAGGGGGCGTCCGCCGCGTCCCCGGCTTGCAGGCGGCCGTCCCGCAGGGCGCGCTCGTACAGCGTGGCGCCCGCCTCGCAGAGTTGCCCGGGGCCGTGTTCAGGATGGCTCACGGGGTCGTCTCCCGCGGTTCGAGAAGGGTGGAGTCCGCTGTCAGGCAGCCGAGTCGGGCGCGGCTCTCGCCACCGAGGGGGGCCGCGACGGTGCGCCGGTGGGGTGTGACGCCGTTCGGGGCGGGGTGCTGGACGGCGCCCGCGTCGCGCAGATCCTCGGTCCCGTGCTCGCGGTGGCTCACCCGCCCGCCTCCTCCGGTTCGAGTATCCCGGACCTCGCTATCAGGTAGCCGAGCTGGGCCCTGCCCTCGCTGCCCAGGGTGACCGCGAGCCGGGCGATGTGGTCGCGGGCCGTGCGGACGTTCATGCCGAGGCGGTCGGCGATGACGGCGTCGGTGTGGCCTTCGACGAGGAGGGCGGCGATGGCGCGCTGGCGCGGGGTGACGCCGTTCAGGGTGGGCCGGCGGACCGGTTCCGGGTACATGGGGGTGGCCAGCCGCCACAGCCGGTCGAACGTGGTCGCGAAGTAGCCGACCAGCGCGGGATGGCGGACCTCCAGCGCGAGCGTGCCGTCGTCGTCGGCCGGTATGAAGGCCGCCTTCCGGTCCATGACGATGAGCCGGTCGGTCAGCTCGTCCAGGCAGCGGGCCTGGCTGTCGCCGGTGAGCCGTTCGTTGTAGCCGAGGATGGCCGGCAGATGGACCGCCGTGTGCTGGAAGAGGGTCCGGATGCGGCCGCCGCGGTCGAGCAGTCTCTGGTCACGGCGGAAGGCGGTCTCGCGGGCGGCTTCACCGCGCGGACCGACGAGTCCCGAGTAGTGCGGCTGGATGCACAGGACCTCCTCGTACGTCTCCTCCATCGCCTCGGTGAGGGCCTGGTTGATGCGCTGGGAGCCGCTGTGCAGGCGCAGCAGCGGGGTACCGGCGCCGGTGCCCGCGGCCTGCGGCCCGTCCGTCCGCAGCAGCGGCTCGAACTGCTCCACCAGCTGTTCCTCACGCCGGTACTCGTCCGCGACCCGGGCCCGGGAGCCGCGCAGCAGCTGGTTCAGGGCGGCGGCGGGGGCGACGGGTTCGAGGCGGGCGGGGTCGTCGAGGGCCGGGTGCAGCAGGCCGAGGTCGGTCAGGCAGGGGGCCTCGCCGGCCTCGTCGGCGCGCACGTGACCGTCCGTGAGGGCCTGGGTGTACAGCTTCACTGCGGCCGGGCACAGATCTTCGGCTCCGTGCTCCTGATGCGGCTTCGTGGTCAATCCGCCGCCACCTCCCCCTCCTCGTCCTCCTGCCTCAGGATCCCCGACTCGCCTATGAGAAAGCCGAGTTGGGCGCGGCTCTCGCTGCCGAGGGTGGCGGCCAGCTTGGCGATGTGGACGCGGGCGGTGCGGACGTTCATGCCGAGGCGGTCGGCGATGGCGGTGTCGGTGTGGCCTTCGACGAGGAGGGCGGCGATGGCGCGCTGGCGGGGGGTGATGCCGTTGAGGGACGGTTTCCGCACCGCCTCGGGGTACATGGGGGTGGCCAGGTTCCAGAGCCGGTCGAAGGTGGTCGCGAAATAGTCGACCAGGGCCGGGTGACGGACTTCCAGGGCGAGGGTGCGGTCCTTGTTCGCGGGGATGAAGGCCACCCGGCGGTCGATGACGAGCAGCCGCTCGGTGAGCTCGTCCAGGGTGCGGGCCTCCACGTCGCCGTGCAGCTGTTCGTAGCGGGCCATGGCCCTGGGCCGGTAACGCTCGGTGTGCTGGTAGAGCGTGCGGATACGGCCGCCGCGGTCGAGCAGGGCCTGGTCGCGTTCCAGGGCGAGAGGCACCACGCTGAGATCCCCGATGTTGTGGGGCTGGATGGTGAGGACCTCCCCCGTGAGGTCCTCCACGGCCTCGGAGATGGCGACGTTGATCCTGTCGAGTCCGCTCAGCAGCCGGATGCCCGCGGGGTCCGCCGGGCCGGTGCCCGGCGCCGCGAGGGCGAGGAGTGGTTCGAAGGCCTCGGTGAGGCGGACGCCCTGGCGGCGCCGGTGGGCTATGTCCTCGTCGACGGAGCGCAGCAGCCGGGGGAGGGCGACGGCGGGGGCCGTCGGCCTGAGGCGGTCCGCGTCATCGGTGTCGGGCCGCAGGAGTTCCGCGTCCAGGAGACAGGGCACCGCTTCGGCCTCGCGGACGGGGACATGGCCCTCACGCACCGCGCGGCTGTACAGTTCGAGGCCCGCCTCGCACAGCTCCTCCGCGGCGTGCTCCTGATGTGGCGGAGGGGTCACCGTGACGCCTCCCTCCCCGCGCCGCTCACTGCCGGCCGCCCGGTCCCGGCTGTGAGGTGTCCTTGTCCAGGATCCCCGACTGGGCGATGAGATAGCCGAGTTGGGCGCGGCTGCCGCTGCCCAGGGCCTGGGCGAGCTTGGCGATGTGGGCCCGGCAGGTACGGACGTTCATGCCCAGCCGGCGGGCGATGGCCTCGTCGACATGGCCCTCGACGAGGAGCTTGGCTATGGAGTGCTGGATCTCGGTGATGCCGTCGGCCGCGGCTTCGTAGGGAGCGCCGGCGCTCAGTGGCACCGCCCGGTCCCACATGAACTCGAACACCTTGATCAGGTAGCGCACGAGACCCGGGTGGCGCAGCTCCAGGGCGACCTGCCGGTCGTCCTGTATGGGGATGAAGGCGACGGACTCGTCACAGATGATGAGACGTTCGACCAGTTCGTCGATGGTCCGGTACTCCGCCTTGCCGTTGGCGAACTGGTCCACGTAGGCGAGCCGTTCGGGGCTGTATCTGGCGGTGTGCTGGTACAGGGTCCGGATGCGGACGCCTCGCTCGATCAACGGCTTGTCGCGTTCGAGGGCTTCGACGAGTCTGCGTTCGGGATGGCGGTGGCTGGGCTGGACCGTGAGGACCTCGTTCTGGCACTGGGCCGTGGCCAGGTCGAGTGCCGTGTTGATCCGGTCGAGCCCCTCCAGCACGGTGACCGAGTGGGTGGACGCCGTAGCCTGGGCGCTGAGGTCCAGGAACGGCTCGAACACCTCGGCAAGTTTGGTTGACACCGTCCTGCGTTCGGTGATTTCACGCTCAAGGGGGTTGAGCCGCTGGGCGAGGGCCACCGACGCGGGGACCGGGCGCAGCCAGTTCGCATCGTCAGGATCCGGATGGAGAAGCGCGAACTCCATCAGACAGGGAGCAACTTCCACATCCGCGCGGGCGATGCGTCCCGTACGCAGTGCGTTCGCGTAGAGACGGCTGCCTGCCTCGCACAGATCCGTCAAGGCATGGGGATGTGTCTCTTTAGTGCGATTCGTTACCAAATCTCCACCCCCCAGGGTCCTGAACATGCAGGAACATGATGCACTGATTGTGTGGCCATGACGTGCCCGAATGAGCCATCGTCTTGTTCGACGGGGGAAGAGGGGACTTTCAAGTGAGGACGAAGCCGACTATGCGAAAGAGAATGCTTCGCTCGATACTTGTCGCCGCCTTCTCCGCCGTTGTGGCCTTCGGATCGCTGAGTGGCCTCTCTGGCGCGAAGGGTGACGCTCGAGCGGACACCGCTTGGTCTGTCATGGCCGGCACGCGCCAGGTGGGCGCGAGCGCCGCTGCCGCCTTCCCGACCGACACCGCGTGGAGTTGATGTGACGACTCCACCCGACGACCGCTCCTTCCGACGCGAGATGGCCACCGCCTACCGCTCGGGCTGGCACTTCATCGACCTGGTCACCGCCATCCCCCACAGCGGCGACTCGTTGATGGTGACGGTGTTCGGCGAGCCGGTCGTCGTCACCCGGGACGACGAAGAGGACGTGCGCGCGTACCGGTGCCTGCGCAAGCCTCGCGGTGCGCCACAGCCGGTGCGATGTGCCATCCGCTACGGCATGATCTTTGTGAACCTGGACCAACGCGACCATCGGTTGGCAGAACCGGACGATTCAGACCTTAGGGCTGTCTCTGCCACCCCCCGCAGTGCCTGACGCGATTCCCCCGTCGTAAAAGATCGCTCAGGTGCTTCCCCCCGCAGCGGCGTCACCGTGACCTGAACACGGTGACGCCGCTGCAGTTTGTGGCGACATTTCGATGTATGGGAGCGCTTTCACGGTGGCTGAAACCAACCGGTTGACCTCTTCTTGAGGGTGGCTGAAACCAACCGGTTGACCTGCTCGTCTCAGCCGCGCCCCAGAGCGCGCTCCACCTCGATCTCGATCACCACCCGTGAGGGGTTCTCGCCGGGCACGCGTCCGTACCGCTCGGCATAGCGCCGCTCCGCCTCCGCGACCCTTCCCCGCTCTCGGCTCCGCTCGTGCGGGGGGACGCCCATCGCCTCGCCCCGCACCCGCGCCCGGCCCTCCAGCGTGGCCCAGCGCCGGCCGTCCACCTGGCACACCGCGACCCGTGCGCCCTCGGGTCCGGCCGCGAGGACGTGGGACACCTTCGCGCTGGTCCTGTTGGTGATCACCCTCGCCAGTCGCGCCTCGGGGTCGTACGTCACCCCGACCGGCACCACGTGCGGGCTGCCGTCGGGGCGCAGGGTGGTCAGCGTGCACAGGTGCCGCTCCCGCCAGAAGGCGAGGTACGGCTCGTCCGGGGCGACCGGGTCCACGGAGTACGAGGTCATGGCAGTCATGGGCCGCAACCTAGCCCCAGAATCCTCCGGAGCCAGCCTTGAGTGGAATAGACTCAACTTTGTGTACGCTGGTTAAGTCAGCAATGGGAGACATGGGAGAGACACGGCCGACGGGCCGACGTCGAGGAGGAGAGCGCGAACGTGGACGCCGAGCTGACCAACAGGAGCCGGGAAGCGATCAATGCGGCCAGTAGCCGTGCCGTGACCGGGGGGCATCCCGACCTCACCCCCGCCCACCTGCTGCTCGCGCTGCTCGCGGGGCAGGAGAACGAGAACATCACCGATCTGCTGGCGGCCGTGGAGGCCGACCAGGCCGCCGTACGATCGGGCGCCGAGCGGGTGCTGGCCGGGCTGCCCAGCGTGACCGGCTCCACCGTGGCGCCCCCGCAGCCCAACCGCGAGCTGCTCGCCGTGCTCGCCGACGCGAACGAACGGGCGAAGGCCCTCGGTGACGAGTACCTGTCCACCGAACACCTGCTGACCGGCATCGCCGCGAAGGGCGGCGCGGCCGGTGAGGTGCTCCGCAAGCAGGGCGCCGACGCGAAGAAGCTCCAGGAGGCCTTCCGGAAGGCCAGGGGAGGGCGCCGTGTGACCACCGCCGACCCCGAGGGCCAGTACAAGGCCCTGGAGAAGTTCGGTACCGACTTCACCGCCGCCGCCCGCGAGGGCCGCCTGGACCCCGTGATCGGGCGGGACCAGGAGATCCGGCGGGTCGTCCAGGTCCTCTCCCGCCGTACGAAGAACAACCCGGTCCTCATCGGTGAGCCCGGCGTCGGCAAGACCGCCGTCGTCGAAGGGCTCGCCCAGCGGATCGTGAAGGGCGACGTGCCCGAGTCCCTGAAGGACAAGCGGCTCGTCTCGCTCGACCTCGGCGCGATGGTGGCCGGCGCCAAGTACCGCGGCGAGTTCGAGGAGCGGCTGAAGTCCGTGCTCGCCGAGATCAAGGACTCCGACGGGCAGATCATCACCTTCATCGACGAGCTGCACACCGTCGTGGGCGCGGGCGCCGGCGGGGACTCCGCCATGGACGCCGGCAACATGCTCAAGCCGATGCTGGCCCGCGGCGAGCTGCGCATGGTCGGCGCGACCACCCTGGACGAGTACCGGGAGCGGATCGAGAAGGACCCCGCCCTGGAGCGCCGCTTCCAGCAGGTGCTGGTCGCCGAGCCGACCGTCGAGGACACCATCGCCATCCTGCGCGGACTCAAGGGCCGCTACGAGGCCCACCACAAGGTGCAGATCGCGGACAGCGCGCTGGTCGCGGCCGCGACCCTCTCCGACCGCTACATCACCTCCCGCTTCCTGCCCGACAAGGCCATCGACCTGGTCGACGAGGCGGCCTCCCGCCTCCGCATGGAGATCGACTCCTCGCCCGTCGAGATCGACGAACTCCAGCGCTCCGTCGACCGGTTGAAGATGGAGGAGCTGGCGATCGCCAAGGAGACCGACCCGGCCTCCGTCGAACGCCTGGACAAGCTGCGCCGCGACCTCGCCGACAAGGAGGAGGAGCTGCGGGGCCTGACCGCCCGCTGGGAGAAGGAGAAGCAGTCCCTCAACCGGGTCGGCGAGCTGAAGGAGAAGCTGGACGAGCTGCGCGGTACGGCCGAACGCGCCCAGCGCGACGGCGACTTCGACACCGCGGCCAAGCTGCTCTACGGCGAGATCCCGCAGCTGGAGAAGGAGCTGGAGGCCGCCTCCGAGGCCGAGGAGGAGGTCGCCAAGGACACCATGGTCAAGGACGAGGTGGGCTCCGACGACATCGCCGACGTCGTCGCCGCCTGGACCGGCATCCCCGCCGGGCGCCTCCTGGAGGGCGAGACGCAGAAGCTGCTGCGCATGGAGGATGAGCTCGGCAAGCGGCTCATCGGGCAGGGCGAGGCCGTACGGGCGGTGAGCGATGCCGTACGGCGGTCGCGTGCCGGGATCGCCGACCCCGACCGGCCCACCGGCTCCTTCCTCTTCCTCGGCCCGACGGGCGTCGGCAAGACCGAACTCGCCAAGGCGCTCGCCGACTTCCTCTTCGACGACGAGCGGGCCATGGTCCGCATCGACATGTCGGAGTACAGCGAGAAGCACAGCGTGGCCCGGCTGGTCGGCGCGCCTCCCGGCTACGTCGGCTACGAGGAGGGCGGACAGCTCACCGAGGCGGTGCGGCGGCGCCCGTACAGCGTGGTGCTGCTGGACGAGGTGGAGAAGGCCCACCCCGAGGTCTTCGACATCCTGCTCCAGGTGCTGGACGACGGACGCCTGACGGACGGCCAGGGACGCACGGTCGACTTCCGCAACACCATCCTGGTGCTCACCTCCAACCTGGGCAGCCAGTACCTGGTGGAGCCGCTGACCAGCGAGCACGAGAAGAAGGAGCAGGTCCTGGAGGTGGTCCGGGCCTCCTTCAAGCCCGAGTTCCTCAACCGGCTCGACGACCTGGTGGTCTTCTCGGCGCTGGCCAAGGACGAGCTGGCCCGGATCGCCCAGCTCCAGATCGACCGGCTCGCCAGGCGGCTGGCCGAACGCCGGCTCACCCTGGAGATCACGCCCGAGGCGCTGACCTGGCTCGCCGACGAGGGCAACGACCCGGCCTACGGCGCCCGCCCGCTGCGCCGCCTGGTGCAGACCGCCATCGGCGACCGCCTCGCCAAGGAGATCCTCTCCGGCGAGATCAAGGACGGCGACACGGTCCGGGTGGACCGCTTCGGCGAGGGCCTGATCGTGGGCCCGGCGACCGGGAAGACACTGTGACGCTCACACGGTGAACGCCATGAACCGTACGAGGGCCCGGTCGGGGCCCTCGTACGTCACATCCACGAGCACCGCGTCCGCCTCGGCCCCGGCCGGGGGTGCGTGCTCGCCCTCGCCGTTCAGCCGCAGACAGAGATCCACTCCGTCGTCGCAGTACTCCGTGTCGGTCTCGGGCGCGTGCGGATAGGCGGCCCGCAGCCAGTCGCGCACGCCCTCCCGCGGCATCCGGAACGAGGCGTCGTAGGAGGTGTCCAGCCAGGTCTCCACGGTGCAGTGCGCGGCATGCGCCTCCTTCGGCAGCTTCGCCCCACCGAAGGCGAGCGCCTCGGCGCAGGGCGCCTTCTGCGGGCTGCCCATCTCGGAGAACGAGATCGCGAACGTCACCACCTCCACGCCCAGCCACACCAGGACCAGGGCCGGAACCGCCACGATCACCGCGACGAGAACCCGTCTTTTCCGCCCCCACCCCGCCATACCGACCCCCCTGCGCGCCCCGGCCCTCCACCCGACCAGACGGATCCTGTCAGCCGACGGCTGACAGGTCCCGGCGGGGCTTGCCACCCCCCTCCCCGCATGGGGGAGGATGACGGAATCCGCATGAAGGGAAAATCACGGTGAGCATCGACCCGTCCTCGATTCCGAACTTCGGGGGCCAGCCCGAACCCGATCCCCAGGGACCGGCCGGCCCCGTCGTCCCGGATCAGGACCTCGTGAAGCAGCTCCTCGACCAGATGGAGCTGAAGTACGTCGTCGACGAGGAGGGTGACCTCGCGGCGCCGTGGGAGCAGTTCCGCACGTACTTCATGTTCCGCGGGGAGGCCGAACAGTCGGTCTTCTCGGTGCGGACCTTCTACGACCGCCCCCACAAGATCGACGAGAAGCCGCAGCTGCTGGAGTCCATCGACGACTGGAACCGCCGCACCCTGTGGCCCAAGGTCTACACCCACACCCATGACGACGGCACCGTCCGCCTCATCGGCGAAGCCCAGATGCTGATCGGCACCGGTGTCGACATCAACCACTTCGTCTCCTCCACGGTCAGCTGGGTGCGGGCCGCGATCGAGTTCGACCGGTGGCTGGTGGAGCAGCTGGGCCTGGAGGAGGACGTCAACGACGCGGAGGAGCCGGGCGGCGACGAGGAGTGATCCCGGCCCCCTGCCACAGCTGAGGTCCGGGGGCCGCCGCCCCCGGATCGCAGCCGGACTCACATGCTCCGCAGCCGCTGTGCCGCCTCCCGCAGCACCTCCTCGCGCTTGCAGAAGGCGAACCGCACGAACGGCGCTCCGGCCTCCCGGTCGTCGTAGAAGACCGCGTTGGGGACGGCCACCACGCCCGCCCGCTCCGGCAGGGCGCGGCAGAAGGCGAAGCCGTCCTTCTCGCCGAGGGGGCGGATGTCGGTCGTGATGAAGTAGGTGCCCGCCGTCCGGAAGACCTCGAAGCCCGCCTCGGTGAGCCCCTGGGCGAGGATGTCCCGGCGCACGCGCATGTCCCGGCGGAACCCGTCGAAGTAGGCGTCGGGCAGCGCGAGAGCCTCGGCCACCGCGTACTGGAAGGGCCCCGCGGAGACGAAGGTGAGGAACTGCTTCACCGCGCGCACGGCGCTCACCAGCTCGGGCGCGGCCGTCACCCAGCCGACCTTCCAGCCGGTGAAGGAGAAGGTCTTGCCGGCCGAGCCGATCGTGACCGTGCGCTCCCGCATCCCGGGGAACGTGGCCAGCGGCAGGTGCTCGGCGTCGTCGAAGACCAGGTGCTCGTAGACCTCGTCCGTCACCACCAGCAGATCCCGCTCCACCGCCAGCTCGGCGATCGCGGCCAGCTCCGCGCGGGTGAGGACCGTGCCCGTGGGGTTGTGCGGGGTGTTGATCAGCAGCAGCCGGGTGCGGTCGGTGACCGCCGCGCGCAGCTCGTCCAGGTCCAGCCGGAAGCCGCCGTCGTCCGGACGCAGGGTCACCGGCACCCGCCTGCCGCCCGCCATCGCGATGCTCGCCGCGTAGGAGTCGTAGTACGGCTCCAGGGCCACGACCTCGTCATCCGGCTCCAGGAGGGCCAGCAGGGAGGCCGCGATGGCCTCCGTGGCGCCGGCCGTGACCAGCACCTCGGTGTCGGGGTCGTACGACAGCCCGTAGCGGCGCAACTGGTGCGCGGCGATCGCGGTGCGCAGCTCCGGGATGCCCGGACCCGGCGGGTACTGGTTGCCGCGCCCGTCGCGCAGCGCGCGCACGGCCGCCTCCCGGACTTCCTCGGGGCCGTCGGTGTCCGGGAAGCCCTGGCCCAGGTTGATCGACCCGGTCGACACGGCGAGGGCGGACATCTCGGCGAAGATCGTCGTCCCGAACTCGGCGAGGCGGCGGTTGAGGTGCGGGCGCGCGCTGGAGGTCATGCCCGTCATCCTGCGCCCAAGCTCTGGAGTTCCTCAACTCGGCTTTGAGGCACGGAACGGCCGGGCATCCCCCCGTCACCGCACGACAGGCGGCGAGGGACGAGGCGTCCACGGGGCCGCTTCGGGGGAACGGAAGGAGCGTGACGCCATGAGCGACAACATGATCGAACTCATCATGCTGGCGGCGGCCGTGGTTGTGCTGACCGTGGTGAGCAAGATCCGTCGCAGGCGGCATGCCGGGCCGTCGCTCGGCAAGCGCCGCGGGGGGAACCGGGCGTACGGCTCGTCCTCGACCAGCGGGGGCGGCAGCTGGTGGGCCGGCGACGGGGGCGGCGGTTCGTCGTCCGGCGGCCACCACTCCGGTGGCCACCACTCGGGCGGCCATCACTCCTGCGGGGGCGGCCACTCGTGCGGCGGCCACTCGTCGTGCGGCGGGGGTTCCTCCTGCGGCGGCGGGGGCGGATGCGGTGGAGGCAGCTGACACGGGGCAGCTGAGCTTCCCGCTCTCGGGCGCCCGCCGGGCAGCACATCCGGCGGGCGCCCGGCCGTCGCGATCCCGCTCGCGGCGTGCGCCCGGCGTACGCCATAGTTGAACAGTTGAGCTGTGTAGCCCTCTGAGGGATGGAAAGCCCACGAAGTTGGGTAAAAACGCTGTGGTGGCGCCACTGTCCATGATTCCCTCTAAAACACCTACGCAGCCCCTCGGACGTCCCGCAGACTCCCCTCCCCGGCCGGGCAGGCTGGGCTGATCGGGCTGACATGGCCGAACTCCCCCCATCTTTGCGTGTTAGCGGAGCCGATCCATGCTCACGACCCTGAACACCTCCTACACCGATACGCGCGCTGCCGACCTCGCCTGGGCGCTCGGGCGCGAGCCGCTGCCCGCCCTGGCCGCCCTCGATCTGGAACTGACGGGCGCGAAGCTGCAGTTGAGACTGCTCGGCGCATCCCACCAGGTACTGCTGGAGGAGGAGCGGGGCAGCTGCTCGGAGACGGTCGCGTGCATCCCCGGATCCAGCACCCCTCTTCCGCTGGGCGTGGCCAAGCGGGTCGGCGACTGGGAGTACGAGTTCGCGGCGCGCGTCGAGGTGCTGACACCGGGCTCGTTCGCGGGCCGCGCCCAGGAGTTGCTGGCCCTCGTCTCCGACCACCCGCACGGTCTCGCCGGTGTCTTCCCCGGCAGTCCGCACGCCTTCACCGCGATGCTCGCCCAGCGGCACGAGGGCCAGGTGCACTGGCGCACCTGGCACGCCTACCCGCAGGACGGGCAGTTGGTGGCGACACGGACGCGCGTCGGGCAGCGGGTGTCCGCGGCCCAGACGGACTGAGGCGTGCCGCAAGCCTCCCGGACGACATAAACCCCGCTACGACAACTGCCCGCAGTTCCACACGTGTGGGTGACGAAGCGTACCGAGCCTGTGACGTAACGTCGCAACGTGATCGAACCGCACGCCCCCCCGCGCCCGGGTGCCTCGCCCTGGACCGGCCCCGCTCGGCTGCCCGTCCGGCCCGGCACCGGCCGGTTCCTGGTCCTCGTGTGCGTCTTCGTCTGCGCGGCCTGCGGACTCGTGTACGAACTCGAACTCGTCGCGTTCGCCTCGTACTTGATCGGCGACTCGGTCACCCAGGCCTCTGTCGTGCTGTCCGTCATGGTCTTCGCGATGGGCATCGGCTCGCTCGCCGCCAAGCGGCTGCGCTGGCACGCGGCCGTCGGCTTCGGCGCGATCGAGACCGTCCTGGCGCTGGTCGGCGGGTGCAGCGCGATGGCGCTGTACGCCGTCTTCGCCTGGACCGGCGGCTGGGGCGGGATGTGGGCGGCCGGACCGCGCTGCCTGCTGGTCGCCTTCTCCCTCGCCATCGGCCTGCTCATCGGCGCCGAAGTCCCCCTGCTGATGGAGCTGATCCAGCGCATCCGCCGTCAGGACGCGGGCGGCGCGGTCGCCGACCTGTTCGCGGCGGACTACGTGGGCGCGCTGGTCGGCGGCCTGGCCTTCCCCTTCCTTCTCCTGCCGTTCCTGGGCCAGTTGACGGGCGCCCTGCTCACCGGCACGGTCAACGTCGTCGCAGGGGGCGCCCTGGTCCTCGGTCTGTTCCACCGCGACCTGACCCACCGCGCCCGCTGGACGCTGCTCGTCGCCGGCCTCGTCGTCCTCGGCGTCCTCGCCTCCGCGGTCGCCCTCGCCGACGACTTCGAACGGGCGGCCCGGCGTGCGGTGTACGGCAGGGACGTCCGGGTCGCGCTGCAGACCGATGTGCAGGAGGTGGTCCTCACCGGCGGCACCCACGGCCGTCCCCTCGACCTCTTCCTGGACGGCCGGCTGCGGGTCGGGGGCCGCGACGAGCGCCGCTACCACGAGGCCCTGGTCGCCCCCGCGATGACCGGCCCGCACGCGCGCGTGCTCATCCTCGGCGGCGGCGACGGCCTGGGTGCCCGCGAGGTCCTGCGCCACCGGGGCGTGCACCGCGTCGACGTCGTCGAGCTCGACGCCGGCCTGGTGGGCCTGGCCCGCCACGACCCCGGCCTGACCGCCCTCAACGGTCACGCGTACGACGATCCCCGCGTCCGCGTCACGACCGCCGA is a genomic window of Streptomyces griseochromogenes containing:
- a CDS encoding helix-turn-helix transcriptional regulator is translated as MSHPEHGPGQLCEAGATLYERALRDGRLQAGDAADAPCLIGSGLLRPAPGDPGLLEPVTPTAALHRLLGLSAARIAAERRRQERLVEQFEPLTRIETPAHVGADTPVLRLHSGTERINRAITEAMADASEEVLTIQSRAGLTGRRGEAAGTAATARDQAVLDRGARMRGLYQHTLRHVPAVYAGFQRLQGDVEARALDELPDRLIVIDRTVVFVPAGDDGRIALEVRHPALLRFFVTAFDRLWRLATPIYPQTVKRPTLNGVTPRQRAIAGLLVEGLTDAAVAERLGMNIRTARVHIAKLAAVLGSESRAQLGYLIARSGILDQEP
- a CDS encoding helix-turn-helix transcriptional regulator; the encoded protein is MTTKPHQEHGAEDLCPAAVKLYTQALTDGHVRADEAGEAPCLTDLGLLHPALDDPARLEPVAPAAALNQLLRGSRARVADEYRREEQLVEQFEPLLRTDGPQAAGTGAGTPLLRLHSGSQRINQALTEAMEETYEEVLCIQPHYSGLVGPRGEAARETAFRRDQRLLDRGGRIRTLFQHTAVHLPAILGYNERLTGDSQARCLDELTDRLIVMDRKAAFIPADDDGTLALEVRHPALVGYFATTFDRLWRLATPMYPEPVRRPTLNGVTPRQRAIAALLVEGHTDAVIADRLGMNVRTARDHIARLAVTLGSEGRAQLGYLIARSGILEPEEAGG
- a CDS encoding helix-turn-helix transcriptional regulator; the encoded protein is MTPPPHQEHAAEELCEAGLELYSRAVREGHVPVREAEAVPCLLDAELLRPDTDDADRLRPTAPAVALPRLLRSVDEDIAHRRRQGVRLTEAFEPLLALAAPGTGPADPAGIRLLSGLDRINVAISEAVEDLTGEVLTIQPHNIGDLSVVPLALERDQALLDRGGRIRTLYQHTERYRPRAMARYEQLHGDVEARTLDELTERLLVIDRRVAFIPANKDRTLALEVRHPALVDYFATTFDRLWNLATPMYPEAVRKPSLNGITPRQRAIAALLVEGHTDTAIADRLGMNVRTARVHIAKLAATLGSESRAQLGFLIGESGILRQEDEEGEVAAD
- a CDS encoding helix-turn-helix transcriptional regulator: MFRTLGGGDLVTNRTKETHPHALTDLCEAGSRLYANALRTGRIARADVEVAPCLMEFALLHPDPDDANWLRPVPASVALAQRLNPLEREITERRTVSTKLAEVFEPFLDLSAQATASTHSVTVLEGLDRINTALDLATAQCQNEVLTVQPSHRHPERRLVEALERDKPLIERGVRIRTLYQHTARYSPERLAYVDQFANGKAEYRTIDELVERLIICDESVAFIPIQDDRQVALELRHPGLVRYLIKVFEFMWDRAVPLSAGAPYEAAADGITEIQHSIAKLLVEGHVDEAIARRLGMNVRTCRAHIAKLAQALGSGSRAQLGYLIAQSGILDKDTSQPGPGGRQ
- a CDS encoding pyridoxamine 5'-phosphate oxidase family protein, which gives rise to MTSYSVDPVAPDEPYLAFWRERHLCTLTTLRPDGSPHVVPVGVTYDPEARLARVITNRTSAKVSHVLAAGPEGARVAVCQVDGRRWATLEGRARVRGEAMGVPPHERSRERGRVAEAERRYAERYGRVPGENPSRVVIEIEVERALGRG
- the clpB gene encoding ATP-dependent chaperone ClpB, with product MDAELTNRSREAINAASSRAVTGGHPDLTPAHLLLALLAGQENENITDLLAAVEADQAAVRSGAERVLAGLPSVTGSTVAPPQPNRELLAVLADANERAKALGDEYLSTEHLLTGIAAKGGAAGEVLRKQGADAKKLQEAFRKARGGRRVTTADPEGQYKALEKFGTDFTAAAREGRLDPVIGRDQEIRRVVQVLSRRTKNNPVLIGEPGVGKTAVVEGLAQRIVKGDVPESLKDKRLVSLDLGAMVAGAKYRGEFEERLKSVLAEIKDSDGQIITFIDELHTVVGAGAGGDSAMDAGNMLKPMLARGELRMVGATTLDEYRERIEKDPALERRFQQVLVAEPTVEDTIAILRGLKGRYEAHHKVQIADSALVAAATLSDRYITSRFLPDKAIDLVDEAASRLRMEIDSSPVEIDELQRSVDRLKMEELAIAKETDPASVERLDKLRRDLADKEEELRGLTARWEKEKQSLNRVGELKEKLDELRGTAERAQRDGDFDTAAKLLYGEIPQLEKELEAASEAEEEVAKDTMVKDEVGSDDIADVVAAWTGIPAGRLLEGETQKLLRMEDELGKRLIGQGEAVRAVSDAVRRSRAGIADPDRPTGSFLFLGPTGVGKTELAKALADFLFDDERAMVRIDMSEYSEKHSVARLVGAPPGYVGYEEGGQLTEAVRRRPYSVVLLDEVEKAHPEVFDILLQVLDDGRLTDGQGRTVDFRNTILVLTSNLGSQYLVEPLTSEHEKKEQVLEVVRASFKPEFLNRLDDLVVFSALAKDELARIAQLQIDRLARRLAERRLTLEITPEALTWLADEGNDPAYGARPLRRLVQTAIGDRLAKEILSGEIKDGDTVRVDRFGEGLIVGPATGKTL